Sequence from the Pedobacter sp. D749 genome:
TTTCATTTCTCTGTCCAAAATGCTCAACCCTTGCATTTAACTCAAAAGCTGTCGTAACACCGTTTACGACATATAATAACATAAAATCCTGTGTGTCTGTAAAAATTGTGGCTCCTTTTGTTGGATAACTTGAGCTTAGATTGATGTCGGCCAAATTGTGGACATGCATATCAATTAGTCCCGGAATTAGCCATTTACCTTTTCCGTTAATAACCTTAGCCTTATCTGGAACTGGCTGGTTAATGGAAAAGATCTTCTTATTTTTAATGATCACCGTAGCATTACTAATGATCTTACTTTCCATTGTCATCGGAATAATGTTGATAAAAAATACCTCATATCAATCAGGCCTTTTATTAATGATTTTATTAAATTGTGAGCTTACAATACTTAAATGGAAAAAGAAAACGAGCTTGTCCTAACAAATTTGGTGTTACCTGTAGTTAAGGAACTGTTATTGCCTAAGATAAAAGCTGTTTTGGCTAGCCTTTTTAAAGATGAAAAAGATGTCGATATTATAAAGGATAATTTTACTCAATATTTGAGTCAACAATATGAGAAATTTCTTACGATAGATACATTGGCTTTGCCAAATAAGCAAACACTTTTAAAGTTATTATACGAACCATTAACTGTTATCACCCATGAAAATGCTAGGCCTGTCGAAATACTAATTGATGGCTATAATGAAAACTTTCTTCCCAAATTTCTGCGCATTATTATTGAAGATACCGCTGGCATGGGTAAATCAACTTTAACGAAGAGAATTTTTCTTTCAATAATTGAAAAAGCAATCGGCATTCCAGTTCTAATAGAGCTTAGACAAATTAATAAAGAAAATAATTTCATAACTGATATACAAACGCAATTTTCTAGAATTGGTGAAAAAATTTCATTAGAAATGATTTCTGGTTTACTTGATGATGGACAGTTTATTTTTCTCTTAGATGGATTTGACGAAGTGGCTCATGCCGACCGAGCTTTTGTAAATAAGGAACTTCATAAGTTTATTGAAAAGGGTAATAACAATTCATTTCTAATAACTTCAAGGCCAGAGGATTCGCTGGTTTCATTTGGAGATTTTCAGAAATTTACTATCAAACCACTCAAGAAAGAACAAGCTTTTAGTCTCATTAAGAGATATGATAATTACAATACCAACAAAAACGCAGCACCGTTAATTAAGCAGTTACAAGTACAGGAAAAATCAAAAGTAATTACTGAATATTTGGGTAATCCATTGCTTGTATCATTACTTTATAAGTGTTTTGATTATAAAAAGGATATACCATTAAAGAAAACTCAATTTTACAGACAGGTTTTTGATTCATTATATGAATCACATGATTTATCAAAAGAAGGTTATCTGAATCGAGATAAGTACAGCCATTTACACCAGGACGATTTTGAAAGAGTATTGAGACACGTAGCTTTTTTGACTTCTATTCAGAATAAAGTAGAGTATGATAAAGATTACATTATCAAAATTATAGATGAAGTAAAGACTTTGACGCCAGATTTAAGTTTCAATTCTTCAGACCTTTTAAAGGATTTAATAGAAACAGTACCTTTATTCAAAAAAGAAGGAAATAATTTCAGATGGGCTCATAAATCACTTCAAGATTATTTTGCGGCAAAATTTATCTGGAATGATGCAAATGATAGTCGGATTAGAATTATAAAAAAAATATACAACGATATTGATAATAGGCGATTTTCAAATGTGATAAATTTATATTGTGAGCTAGACCCAAAAACATTTGAACAAACTTTTCTTATGTGGTTGTTGGAGGAGTTTGTTGAATATTATAACAATTCAAAGAAAGACTTTAAATACATAAGCAAGCAATTGTTTGAAGCAAGAATAGAATTGACTTTTGGAGATGAAGTAAGCTTTATTTATAGTGAAGATGATAACAGAAAGTCTGAGAATCTTCTCAAGGAGAGAAATGGTGTTAAATCATTGGCTTTTTTAAGAAAAGCAAACAGTACCTTTTATAGATATTCAAAAAAACCTAAAGGTATTTTGAAGACAGTGTTTACTTCAAGACCGAATTTAGAAACTCTAAAACAAGTTGTTGCAGACAAGTATCCAAATTTGATAATGCAATCTCACCATGATATTGACTTAGGGAGTATTTCTTTTCTAGAATTTTACAAAATCTATAATCTCGACAACCTTGAAACTAATATTTTAAATCAAAAAGAAAATTTTGGAGTTACTAATACACTTCTAGGAGGAGCATATAAAATGAATTGTTCGAACTGCATAGAAAAGCTGAATAACTTAAAATTGAATATTAGTGTCAGTCCTGAAAAAGATAAAAATCTACTTAATTGGTAGATCGATTATCTGACTTATAATTGATTATTCTATTTCAAGTGAAAAGTTATTCATACGTTAAGGATACAAGAATGTATTGGTTTATGAGCCCCAATTTTGATTATATTAAGGGGCTAAATGATTTTAAGCCCCTTAATCAGTTATTTAGTCGTTATTCATTGTCATCATCATACCTTGCATGTAGCGCTTCATCATCCTGTTCTGGGCGTCTAGATTTGAATTTTTCGCTTAAGAGTTGGCTGGGATTTAAGACTATAGGATATGTGTCCGAGATATCAAAAAATGAAATTTTACCAATAATTTGTTTTTTGTATTCTAGAACAATTTGTTTGCTGCTAATGTTTTTTATTCCAACTTCAAGTTTTCCTTTGAATAATGGGTCTACAAATGGGCTATGTAATAATTGAGCGCCTTTCTTGATTAAATCACTGGACTGTCCAAAAAGTGCCATTATTTTATCACTTAATGTGAATGTTTCATGGGTTCTGATGATAGCAAAATCATTTGGTTCGATTGTCAAAAATCGGTTGTCGGAATCAAGCTTAAATGGGTTGCCATTAATTTGCCCCTCGCTACCTAGTCGAAAATAATAGAAAGTGTGTTCTAGATTAGACTCTTTAAAATTCCAAATATTTAAAGATGATGTGTTTGACTTTATGTGGCCAAGAATAAGATGATGATTGAGTAGGAACATTTTTTAGATTTTATTTGATTAAAAAGTTTTCTAATTCTTTTGTTAGGGTATTTACCTTAACTCTAAATTCATTTGCTTGAAGATGGTCTGTTTTTTTTAATTCATTATACTTCGATTCATATATTGATATTAAAACTGTTAAAGCTTTAATCTTTTGTTCAGTATCGAATTCTTTTTTGTTGTTATTTATTTGAATTGTATTTTGATTAATCAGCGCATTTTGCTGGTAAATAGTGTAGACTAAACCAAAAAAACCTAAACAACTAAAGAAGGATGTGAGTCCTCCAAACATATCGCCAAATGGCCCCTGTAGGTTAGCGGTAATTAGTTTCGAAACAGTTAGATAATAAGCTATAAAAATTATTATAGTCAAAGCTATAACTAGAATAACGGTTTTTAAATTCATGAGAGCGGATTGAATTGTAAATATACAATACGGTTAATAATCTCTATAATTTTTAATATATTTTTTTGAACATTGTAACTAAGTTTGAGATGTTGTTTTTTGGTGCAATTACTTTATTAATCACATAGTGAAATACTCACCATCTTTGAAGTTTTGAAGTAATGATAGGATTTGAAAAACTTTAATAAATTTCACACCCACTATCCATAGCGTTCCGCAGGAGTTCTGCGGATGAGCCAATAAAAAAGAGTCTCCGACTCGGCTTAGATAAAATGAAATAGCTTTAAACAAAAAAAGCCCATCTTTCGATGAGCTTTTAATCAGTAGAGTCAATCGGCGGAAAATCGAACTTTTATGAACATTGTGAGGCCATAGTAATTTTGAAAAAGTGGTCAATAACAAGATTGAGGGGCAGTATAGGAAAAAGAAAAAGTTGTAAGTGTTTTCCTTAATTAGCATGATAATTCACATTTTATTCGGAATCAAAAGTCTGTCTGATACCAACTAAATTGCCTGTTTTTCGTATCTTTACTAATTAGAAGGTAAATTTATTTATAGCCTAAAATGCTTGTAAACCAATCTATAATATCAGACCTGAAAGCTATCATAGCTCAATCCAATGATAGGGCGGTGCGAGCTGTCGATCACCAAAGGACGCTAATGTACTGGCATATCGGCAAACGGATTTTTGAAGAAGAACAGCAGAGCAAAGACCGAGCAGATTATGGAAGTTTTTTGATCAAATACCTTTCAGAAAAGTTGCAACCTGAATTTGGAAGTGGCTTTTCTGTTCGTCAGATGAATCTCTATCGCCAATTTTATCGTACTTTTCCGATTGTGCATGCACTGCATGCACAATTGAGTTGGACACAGTATAAATTACTCCTTAGTGTTGCTATAGCGAATTTTGAAAAAGTGCTGAATCGCAGGGTTATTTTGTTTAAAAGCACAAGTCATCCAGCTCACCGCTCTCCTCAGCGCGCTAGTGATGGCATTTCAGTGAAAGTGCCGACTCTGTTTCGGACCAAACTGGCCACCAATTTGATTACCGGATGATGTATATCTGAGTTGCTTTCCTTCTGAACAAATATACAGTGTGTGCACCCGAAGAGATTTTTATCTACCATTTTCTAGGTAAAATTCAACAAGAGGAATGTCAGCTGGCGCAAGGTCATAAGAAAGGAGTTCGTGTTTTTCGACCCACTTGTATTCCTCATGGTCATTTAGGACGATTTTTCCGGTATTCATTGTACAAAGAAAAACTTTCATGCATACCACAAACTGTCCGTAATCATAAATTTGTTCTGTTAGGAAGTTATCTATCTTGACACTTATCTCAAGTTCTTCCGCAAGCTCCCTATGTAGGCAAACCTCCGGAGTTTCACCTACTTCGATCTTGCCACCAGGAAACTCCCAATATCCACCGAGAAATTTTCTGGCGGTCCGCTTTGCAATTAGAATTTTTGAGTTATTCAGAATGATGGCAGCAGCAACATTGACCATTGGATAAGGATTAATTTCAACATGTGTTGAGATGTTAACAATTCTGGCTAAATGTAGGACAAATATTTTGTAAATTGATATTGTTTCAATAACATTGCGCTTTAATGTTTGGGAACATTAATTTAACGATCTGTTAACGGAAACTTAGAAAGACGACTCTCTTGGAACTAACTTTTGTGAGCGAAAACGTTCGCGATATATGCTATAATGAAGATAAAGCAAAAGCCATGTTAGGTGAGCCGGTAGCACTTGCGCTTAAAAGACGTTTGGCCGATATGCGGGCCGAAGAATTTGTCTCCAGACTAATGGCTGGCGCACCAGGAGAGACTACCCATCAAGGCAATCCTGCCTATAAATTAAATTTATCAACACAAGAGCTGCTGATTTTTTGTTCAGGACATACACCTTCACCAATTTTGGAGGATGGAAAGATGGATTGGCATCAAGTCAGTCGTGTTAAACTTATGCAAATAGGACCAATATGTTAAATTCTACGTCATTTCTGCCGAACTGGACTTCAGCGCCAGGAGACACGATAATAGATTTGCTCAACGAAAGAAATATATCCGTTGAGGCATTTGCAA
This genomic interval carries:
- a CDS encoding NACHT domain-containing NTPase, with product MEKENELVLTNLVLPVVKELLLPKIKAVLASLFKDEKDVDIIKDNFTQYLSQQYEKFLTIDTLALPNKQTLLKLLYEPLTVITHENARPVEILIDGYNENFLPKFLRIIIEDTAGMGKSTLTKRIFLSIIEKAIGIPVLIELRQINKENNFITDIQTQFSRIGEKISLEMISGLLDDGQFIFLLDGFDEVAHADRAFVNKELHKFIEKGNNNSFLITSRPEDSLVSFGDFQKFTIKPLKKEQAFSLIKRYDNYNTNKNAAPLIKQLQVQEKSKVITEYLGNPLLVSLLYKCFDYKKDIPLKKTQFYRQVFDSLYESHDLSKEGYLNRDKYSHLHQDDFERVLRHVAFLTSIQNKVEYDKDYIIKIIDEVKTLTPDLSFNSSDLLKDLIETVPLFKKEGNNFRWAHKSLQDYFAAKFIWNDANDSRIRIIKKIYNDIDNRRFSNVINLYCELDPKTFEQTFLMWLLEEFVEYYNNSKKDFKYISKQLFEARIELTFGDEVSFIYSEDDNRKSENLLKERNGVKSLAFLRKANSTFYRYSKKPKGILKTVFTSRPNLETLKQVVADKYPNLIMQSHHDIDLGSISFLEFYKIYNLDNLETNILNQKENFGVTNTLLGGAYKMNCSNCIEKLNNLKLNISVSPEKDKNLLNW
- a CDS encoding DUF1016 N-terminal domain-containing protein, which produces MLVNQSIISDLKAIIAQSNDRAVRAVDHQRTLMYWHIGKRIFEEEQQSKDRADYGSFLIKYLSEKLQPEFGSGFSVRQMNLYRQFYRTFPIVHALHAQLSWTQYKLLLSVAIANFEKVLNRRVILFKSTSHPAHRSPQRASDGISVKVPTLFRTKLATNLITG
- a CDS encoding (deoxy)nucleoside triphosphate pyrophosphohydrolase; protein product: MVNVAAAIILNNSKILIAKRTARKFLGGYWEFPGGKIEVGETPEVCLHRELAEELEISVKIDNFLTEQIYDYGQFVVCMKVFLCTMNTGKIVLNDHEEYKWVEKHELLSYDLAPADIPLVEFYLENGR